A window from Acidobacteriota bacterium encodes these proteins:
- a CDS encoding prepilin-type N-terminal cleavage/methylation domain-containing protein has translation MKAKGEQGFTLIELLIVVAIISIIAAIAVPGLLRARMTGNETSAIASLKVTTSSQVAYSASWGNGGYAATYEILGTPPTGTTEAFISADLGHAAPVDKSGYRFVLGAGAGSIAGPNDGAGRATITAWLATAIPQTAGTTGTRGFAVNASNTIWQDSTGVAPGEPFTASATVTPVQ, from the coding sequence ATGAAGGCCAAAGGAGAACAGGGCTTTACCCTCATCGAGCTGCTGATCGTCGTCGCGATCATCAGCATCATCGCGGCGATCGCGGTGCCAGGGCTGCTTCGCGCCAGGATGACCGGCAACGAGACGTCCGCCATCGCGTCGCTGAAGGTCACGACCTCGTCGCAGGTCGCGTACTCGGCCTCGTGGGGGAACGGCGGCTACGCGGCGACCTACGAGATCCTGGGCACGCCTCCGACCGGCACGACGGAAGCGTTCATCTCGGCGGATCTCGGCCACGCGGCCCCGGTGGACAAGAGCGGCTACAGGTTCGTGCTCGGCGCGGGCGCCGGCTCGATCGCCGGACCCAACGATGGAGCGGGCCGAGCCACGATCACGGCGTGGCTGGCGACGGCCATCCCGCAGACGGCCGGCACGACGGGCACGCGCGGGTTCGCCGTCAACGCGAGCAACACGATCTGGCAGGACTCGACGGGCGTGGCCCCGGGCGAGCCGTTCACGGCCAGCGCGACCGTCACGCCGGTCCAGTAA
- a CDS encoding type II secretion system F family protein — MTSYAWAGRTRAGQLVKGERVAESSTALTAALRREQILVTSVQVAPRKERRIRRVPPKNLAIFTRQFSVMIDAGLPLVQCLELLAKEEPDKRLSAAVEQVKADVEGGASLADAMQRRPYAFDTLYTNMVAAGEAGGILDVILKRLATFIEKQAKLVSQVRSAMIYPIAVLSIAVVVVMVILWKVIPTFTALFEGLNATLPLPTRIVIWASKQLIVALPFMVVGALGLSYAVRRYYQTPAGRMRIDRMLLRLPLVGKIFRKVAVARFCRTLSTLLGSGVPILDGLDITAKTSGNAVIETALNQVRARIERGDTIAQPLRASGVFPPMVAQMIGAGESTGALDTMLAKIAEFYEDEVDVAVAGLLTILEPALICVLGVIVGGIVISMYLPLFDLISQLS; from the coding sequence ATGACGAGCTACGCGTGGGCGGGACGTACGCGCGCCGGCCAGCTCGTGAAAGGCGAGCGCGTGGCGGAATCGAGCACGGCGCTCACCGCCGCGCTGCGCCGCGAGCAGATCCTCGTGACGAGCGTCCAGGTGGCGCCGAGGAAGGAGCGGCGCATCCGGCGGGTGCCGCCGAAGAACCTGGCCATCTTCACGCGGCAGTTCTCGGTCATGATCGACGCCGGCCTGCCGCTCGTGCAGTGCCTCGAGCTGCTGGCGAAGGAGGAGCCCGACAAGCGGCTGTCGGCCGCGGTCGAGCAGGTGAAGGCCGACGTCGAAGGCGGCGCCTCGCTCGCCGACGCGATGCAGCGGCGGCCCTACGCGTTCGACACCCTCTACACGAACATGGTGGCGGCCGGAGAAGCCGGCGGCATCCTGGACGTGATCCTGAAGCGGTTGGCGACGTTCATCGAGAAGCAGGCGAAGCTCGTCTCGCAGGTGCGCTCCGCGATGATCTATCCCATCGCAGTCCTGAGCATCGCGGTCGTCGTCGTGATGGTGATCCTCTGGAAGGTCATCCCGACGTTCACCGCGCTCTTCGAGGGGCTCAACGCCACGCTGCCGCTGCCGACCCGCATCGTCATCTGGGCGAGCAAGCAGCTCATCGTCGCCCTGCCGTTCATGGTCGTGGGGGCTCTCGGGCTGTCGTATGCGGTGCGGCGCTACTACCAGACGCCCGCGGGGCGCATGCGCATCGATCGGATGCTGCTGCGCCTGCCGCTCGTGGGCAAGATCTTCCGCAAGGTCGCGGTCGCCAGGTTCTGCCGGACGCTGTCGACGCTGCTCGGATCGGGCGTGCCGATCCTCGACGGCCTCGACATCACGGCGAAGACGTCGGGCAACGCCGTGATCGAGACCGCGCTTAACCAGGTGCGCGCGCGCATCGAGCGCGGCGACACCATCGCGCAGCCGCTGCGCGCGAGCGGCGTGTTCCCGCCGATGGTCGCGCAGATGATCGGCGCCGGCGAGAGCACGGGCGCTCTCGACACGATGCTCGCGAAGATCGCGGAGTTCTACGAGGACGAAGTCGACGTCGCGGTCGCCGGCCTGCTGACGATCCTCGAACCTGCGCTCATCTGCGTGCTCGGCGTCATCGTCGGCGGCATCGTCATCTCGATGTACCTGCCGCTGTTCGACCTGATCAGCCAGTTGTCGTAG
- a CDS encoding thioredoxin domain-containing protein, with protein sequence MSSRLRWLILAFAAVGFGMAASSTWVHYRLLTDPGYVSPCDVNTTFSCSQVYLSRFGSLFGVPVAIGGLIWFGLVALIAVFGDGRREDNPAVGYLQALAVVGLGVVLYLGYVSSLVIRTGCLLCIGTYVCVAAIFVLAWRAKGESLGNLPARLLGDLGTALRRPVVLAAVLLYLAGAASVVAFFPRESTVSEQAASAPAVTGDARTNFEAAWARQPRVDVGVPADGAKVVVVKFNDFECPSCAQAELFYKPVLKKFEASRPGAVKYVVKDWPWNSKCNFNTRSTIPGHEAACDAAAAARIAKDQSAAKYEEMTSWLYTHQGVPPAQVREAAGRILGVKDFDKEYALKLPAIRSDIADGGVLGIQGTPTYYLNGVKLPSGMLPAYFELAIEIELNRP encoded by the coding sequence ATGTCCTCACGCCTTCGCTGGCTGATCCTGGCGTTCGCGGCCGTCGGCTTCGGCATGGCGGCATCGTCAACGTGGGTTCACTATCGGCTGCTGACCGATCCTGGCTACGTGAGCCCGTGCGACGTCAACACCACCTTCAGTTGCAGTCAGGTGTATCTCAGCCGGTTCGGATCGCTCTTCGGCGTGCCGGTCGCCATTGGCGGGCTGATCTGGTTCGGTCTCGTCGCGCTCATCGCAGTGTTCGGCGACGGCCGCCGCGAGGACAACCCGGCGGTTGGCTACCTGCAGGCGCTCGCGGTCGTCGGGCTCGGCGTGGTGCTCTACCTCGGGTATGTCTCGTCGCTGGTCATCAGGACGGGCTGTCTGCTCTGCATCGGCACGTACGTCTGCGTCGCGGCCATCTTCGTGCTGGCTTGGCGCGCGAAAGGGGAATCGTTGGGCAACCTTCCCGCTCGGCTCCTTGGTGATCTCGGCACGGCCCTGCGCCGGCCTGTCGTGCTCGCGGCGGTGCTGCTGTACCTCGCGGGCGCCGCGTCGGTCGTCGCGTTCTTTCCAAGGGAGTCGACGGTCTCGGAGCAGGCCGCGTCGGCGCCGGCGGTCACGGGCGATGCCCGGACGAATTTCGAGGCCGCCTGGGCCAGGCAGCCGCGGGTCGATGTTGGCGTGCCGGCCGACGGCGCCAAAGTCGTGGTCGTGAAGTTCAACGACTTCGAATGCCCGTCCTGCGCGCAGGCCGAGCTGTTCTACAAGCCGGTGCTGAAGAAGTTCGAAGCCTCCCGCCCCGGCGCGGTGAAATACGTCGTCAAGGACTGGCCCTGGAACAGCAAGTGCAACTTCAACACGCGCTCGACGATTCCCGGGCACGAAGCGGCGTGCGATGCGGCGGCTGCGGCGCGCATCGCCAAGGATCAGAGCGCGGCGAAGTACGAGGAGATGACGAGCTGGCTCTACACGCACCAGGGCGTGCCGCCGGCGCAGGTGAGGGAAGCCGCGGGCCGAATCCTGGGCGTGAAGGACTTCGACAAGGAATACGCCCTGAAGCTTCCAGCGATCCGCAGCGATATTGCCGATGGAGGAGTGCTGGGGATTCAGGGGACGCCGACCTACTACCTGAACGGCGTGAAGCTGCCGAGCGGCATGCTGCCGGCGTATTTCGAGCTGGCGATCGAGATCGAACTGAATCGTCCCTGA
- a CDS encoding type IV pilus twitching motility protein PilT translates to MNLPDLLKATLELKGSDLHLSMGSPPQVRVDGQLRRLDLPDLTPDVIKSLCYSVLTDAQKKKFEETWELDIAFGLRGVGRFRCNVFNQKGGVGAVYRLIPEKIRPLEELGLPPVLAALADRPRGLVLVTGPTGSGKSTTLAAMIDRINLSRHAHILTIEDPIEYLHQHKTSLVNQRELHSDTQSFSKALRAALREDPDVVLVGEMRDLETMEAALKLAETGHLTMATLHTNSAAQTITRIVDAFPAHQQAQIRTQLSLVLEGIVCQALVPKAGGQGRVAALEILAATPAIRNLIREDKIHQIYGTMQAGQEKYGMQTMNQALARYVERRVITRDVAFSTSSNREELSLMLERGSAHPVPAPAVAAPYRVTQGATR, encoded by the coding sequence ATGAATTTGCCCGACCTGTTGAAGGCGACGCTCGAGCTGAAGGGTTCGGACCTGCACCTGTCGATGGGCTCGCCGCCCCAGGTGCGCGTGGACGGACAGTTGCGCCGGCTGGATCTGCCGGATCTGACGCCCGACGTCATCAAATCCCTCTGTTACAGCGTGCTCACGGACGCGCAGAAGAAGAAGTTCGAAGAGACGTGGGAGCTCGACATCGCGTTCGGCCTGCGCGGTGTCGGCCGCTTCCGCTGCAACGTGTTCAACCAGAAGGGGGGCGTCGGCGCCGTCTACCGGCTCATCCCGGAGAAGATCCGCCCGCTCGAGGAGCTCGGGCTGCCGCCCGTGCTCGCCGCGCTGGCCGACCGGCCGCGCGGCCTCGTGCTCGTCACGGGGCCCACGGGCAGCGGCAAGTCCACGACGCTCGCGGCGATGATCGATCGCATCAACCTCTCGCGGCACGCCCACATCCTCACGATCGAGGATCCGATCGAGTATCTCCACCAGCACAAGACCAGCCTCGTGAACCAGCGCGAGCTGCACTCCGACACGCAGAGCTTCTCGAAGGCGCTGCGCGCCGCGTTGCGCGAGGACCCCGACGTCGTGCTCGTCGGCGAGATGCGCGACCTCGAGACGATGGAGGCGGCCCTGAAGCTGGCCGAGACGGGCCACCTGACCATGGCCACGCTCCACACCAACTCGGCGGCCCAAACCATCACGCGTATCGTCGACGCCTTTCCGGCGCACCAGCAGGCGCAGATCCGCACGCAGTTGTCGCTCGTCCTCGAGGGGATCGTCTGTCAGGCGCTCGTCCCCAAAGCGGGCGGCCAGGGGCGCGTCGCCGCACTCGAGATCCTCGCCGCGACGCCCGCCATCCGCAACCTCATTCGCGAGGACAAGATCCACCAGATCTACGGGACGATGCAGGCCGGACAGGAGAAGTACGGGATGCAGACGATGAACCAGGCGCTCGCGCGGTACGTCGAGCGGCGCGTGATCACCCGCGATGTCGCGTTCTCCACGTCGTCGAATCGTGAGGAGCTGTCGCTCATGCTCGAGCGCGGCTCCGCCCATCCCGTGCCGGCGCCTGCCGTCGCGGCTCCGTACCGCGTCACCCAGGGAGCGACGCGATGA